From the genome of Solanum lycopersicum chromosome 7, SLM_r2.1:
ACATCCACAATTAAGTGTGACAGAAATATAAGCATTCTAGTGGataataatttccttattttGCCCTTTAATTTGCTTTTATTCTTCAATGGGATCATCAAGCACCATAGAAATGACttcttttaagttatttttcgaAAAAGTATAAGCATCTTCGTCTTTATAAACAAACTCTGCCACCCTCGTAAGGTTGAGCACTGGCATGAGCAAAACTCTTGGTACTGTTGTAGGTTTTAGGCATCCTCTATTCAAATCCTTCCAATTATTCTCTATTATTTTCCTTATCTCCATGTAAGCTTCTTCTTTTGTGGCACCATACTCGTTCATGTAACATTCAATACTTGAAGCTACATCTCCTCTTTCTATTTCTCTCTGAGAATCACATGAGCAACAACCATTAGACAAGAGACTTAAATTTTAACGAAAAAGAATTGAGCGAATAATCATATACCTCATGTGATACAATATCGTTTAACAATCTTGCAATGTTAGAGGAAGCAACAAGAATTGGAGGTTCAGTTGAAATCCATTCGAATGCCTCTTTGGTTGCTTCATCACCCATGCCTAACCAAGAAGCAGTAGCTAGAGTTGGGTTAGCGCTACTTTGAATTCCATTCTTCATATACTCCTCCTCCATTTTGGGGACTGTGTTCCCATGATACCATTTTGCCTCTTGAAAATAAGCTCTCACCAACTTTTTCATCTGAAATTAATAACGTACCttaagactttttaatcttgtgatccTAAATTAAACATGTCATATGTATCACATAATAATTACCTCACTAATAGCAAAGTTGACTCGAAATGACTTGTTCTCCTTTTCCAACTCTTTCTCTACTTCATTGTAAAAATGTAGGAGACCAGTGTAAAAGAGTTTCATATACGACGTTAGATTTTCTGTAGCGTCGAGGTTCCACCTATTGTATACGTACAAATTACAATATACGTGATGTTATTGAAAAATGATACTCTTATTTGGAAAATAAACTGAAATGAAGATACCTTTCTATTGCGTTTGTGAGGAGAGTAAGTTCATGCAGTGTTCCATAAGTATCATAGATGTCATCAGTAATTGAAACGAAACATAACACTTTGGTTAGTATATTCCTGGCAACCTTATACTGTGGCTCAAAGTACACACCCAAACACCAAAAGTACAACTCAACCACTCTGTCTCTTGCAAAAGCTAATTCATTTGCCAAGTCCAATTCTTTCCACCACCTAATATGTTAAGTTAAATATcaaaatctatatattttttttaattaaaacaatgtAGTAATATTATTGAAGCTAGTTACCTTGTGATATCACACAACTCCCTTTTATGCATCTTCTGCAATATACTGAAGTCcaattttgcaaaatttattaACACTTGATCACATGATGATTCCTCTTCTTGGTAAAACGATATGTATTTTCTAGTTGCTACTCTGGCTATGGTTTTGTTGATTGGATATTTTAGGGCATAGCTGACTTGCATCGATAGAGAATTACTCAATTTAGGCAACAATAGCTTCAAATGAGTGGTGGCGAAATTAATTGCTTCATCCAAAATTTCTTCATCATGTACCCTGAATTGTGCTGCCTCGTACAAGCTTAATAACCCGGGCGTGTCATTAACCAATGCTTTATTATAATTTCCTTGGTCATCGGTGAACTTTCTAAAAACATCTGTTCTAGACCAAAAGTGTTAAAagcttcttttgtttttaaactTATATGTCAGATAGTGTCACACAATATTAATTGGATTGGATGACGTATTACTTACCAGATGAGACATAGTAACCTTGTTGCCTAAGTAATCGAAAGCTTAGAGCAACAACATGAAGGTCATGACTTTCACCAATCCATTCTTCATGACCATTATAGATT
Proteins encoded in this window:
- the LOC101257190 gene encoding sesquiterpene synthase 15; amino-acid sequence: MDRFGGEVKIIRWSDNHHPTVLLRDHFLAYANLLGANEWEEKEHKDLKEQVRKMLVISPSKSLQKLELINTIQLLGVSYHFEHEIEESLSEIYNGHEEWIGESHDLHVVALSFRLLRQQGYYVSSDVFRKFTDDQGNYNKALVNDTPGLLSLYEAAQFRVHDEEILDEAINFATTHLKLLLPKLSNSLSMQVSYALKYPINKTIARVATRKYISFYQEEESSCDQVLINFAKLDFSILQKMHKRELCDITRWWKELDLANELAFARDRVVELYFWCLGVYFEPQYKVARNILTKVLCFVSITDDIYDTYGTLHELTLLTNAIERWNLDATENLTSYMKLFYTGLLHFYNEVEKELEKENKSFRVNFAISEMKKLVRAYFQEAKWYHGNTVPKMEEEYMKNGIQSSANPTLATASWLGMGDEATKEAFEWISTEPPILVASSNIARLLNDIVSHEREIERGDVASSIECYMNEYGATKEEAYMEIRKIIENNWKDLNRGCLKPTTVPRVLLMPVLNLTRVAEFVYKDEDAYTFSKNNLKEVISMVLDDPIEE